CAAAAACAGAATATTTCATTTTCAGACCTCTCTCCACCGGCCTCCGACCTCAGATCCCAGACCAATTACTATTTCTTCCCATTCACCGGTAAAGTGAACCAATTAAAGCCATCGCGTGCAATTAATGCTTCGGCGGCTTCGGGTCCCCATGAGTCGGCAGAATAGTTAGGGAAGTTCAGGCTCTTTTTATGTTGCCAGGTGCTTAGTATCGGCATAACCAGTGCCCATGCCTCTTCTACCTGGTCGCCACGCATAAACAGGGTTTGATCGCCCATCATGGTATCCAGTATCAGGGTTTCATAAGCTTCGGGTGCCTGGTTGGTATAGGTGCCTTTATAATCAAACACCATATCAACCACATTCAACACCATATCAATTCCCGGGCGCTTGGCCTGTACCTGCAAACGGATACTCATCTCGGGCTGAATGCTGATGATGAGCCTGTTTTGCTGCCAGCTTTCGGCTGCTTCGGTAGGGAATATCAAATGCGGAACATCTTTAAACTGGATAGTGATAACCGATGATGACTGGTGCATTCTTTTACCTGTACGTAAATAGAATGGCACTCCCTGCCAGCGCCAGTTATCAATAAAGAATTTGATAGCTGCAAAAGTTTCTGTATTTGACTCAGGATTAACTTTTGGCTCCTCGCGGTAGCCGGCAACTTCTTTTCCTTTCATCCATCCGCTGCCGTACTGGCCCCTAACGGCCGAGCTACGTACATCTTCGGGTGTAAACTTACGCATGGCCTTTAATACATCAACCTTGCGGTCGCGTACCTCATCGGCGCTAAAGCTAACCGGCGGCTCCATGGCTATGTGGCAAAGCAATTGCAGCAGGTGGTTTTGAATCATGTCTCTCATGGCACCAGAACCATCGTAGTAATCGCCGCGCTCTTCAACGCCCAATTGCTCGGTAACCGAAATCTGTACGTGCTCAATATAATTCCGGTTCCACAGCGGCTCCATAATGGAGTTGGCAAAGCGGAACGCCATGATATTCTGAACGGTTTCTTTACCAAGGTAGTGGTCAATACGATAGATCTGGCACTCGTCAAAAATGCTCTTCAATAACGCATTCAGCTCTTTGGCTGTTTCCAAATCGTGGCCAAATGGTTTCTCGATAATGATACGCACCCGTTTTTTATCTTCGGCCAATTTGGCTTTTGATATGTTGGATGCAATGATTGGGAAAAAGTTTGGCGCTACTGCCAGGTAAAACAATACGTTAGCTTTGGTTTTCCATTCGGCATTGTGTTTTTCAATGCGTTTGCCAAATTCTTTATAGGTTTCAAAGTCGTTAGCATCTGATACCTGGTAGTAGATGTTTTTTACAAACTCGGCCCATTGTTTTTCGTCGGCTTTGCCGCTGCGCGAAAACTGGTTGATATCGTTATGCAGGTTTTCCCTGAACTGTTCGTCGGTTAATTTTGTACGACCGGTACCAATAATTGAAAATTGTTTGGGCATCCATCCATCTAAAAACAGGTTATAGAGTGCCGGGGCAATTTTACGGGAATTTAAATCGCCCGTTCCCCCAAAAATAATGAATATGGTAGGGTCTGATTTTGTGCTTGCGCTCATTGTGATCAGCTTTTAATAGTTTATGTTTAGTCTTCGGCTTTGGTCCATTGTGTATGGAAGGTTCCTTCTTTGCCTATCAACTCGTAGGTATGCGCCCCAAAATAATCGCGTTGTGCCTGGGTAAGGTTTGATGGCATCCTTTCGCTGCGGAAAGCATCAAAATAACTTAAAGAAGCAGTATACGCAGGAGTAGCAATACCTGCAGCAATTGTTTTTGACAGTAATTTCCTGATGCCTGGCAAAGCGCCTTCAACCAGCGATTGTACATTACTATCTAACAGCAAGTGCTCAAGTTTGGCATCCTTCTCGTAAGCTTCAAAAATATCGTTCAGGAATTTCGACCGGATAATACAGCCGCCCCTCCATATTTTGGCAATCTCGCCCAGGTGCAAATCATATTTGTACTCGGCTGATGCGTTTGATAATAAGTGCATGC
The genomic region above belongs to Mucilaginibacter sp. KACC 22773 and contains:
- the zwf gene encoding glucose-6-phosphate dehydrogenase, with product MSASTKSDPTIFIIFGGTGDLNSRKIAPALYNLFLDGWMPKQFSIIGTGRTKLTDEQFRENLHNDINQFSRSGKADEKQWAEFVKNIYYQVSDANDFETYKEFGKRIEKHNAEWKTKANVLFYLAVAPNFFPIIASNISKAKLAEDKKRVRIIIEKPFGHDLETAKELNALLKSIFDECQIYRIDHYLGKETVQNIMAFRFANSIMEPLWNRNYIEHVQISVTEQLGVEERGDYYDGSGAMRDMIQNHLLQLLCHIAMEPPVSFSADEVRDRKVDVLKAMRKFTPEDVRSSAVRGQYGSGWMKGKEVAGYREEPKVNPESNTETFAAIKFFIDNWRWQGVPFYLRTGKRMHQSSSVITIQFKDVPHLIFPTEAAESWQQNRLIISIQPEMSIRLQVQAKRPGIDMVLNVVDMVFDYKGTYTNQAPEAYETLILDTMMGDQTLFMRGDQVEEAWALVMPILSTWQHKKSLNFPNYSADSWGPEAAEALIARDGFNWFTLPVNGKK